One Lepidochelys kempii isolate rLepKem1 unplaced genomic scaffold, rLepKem1.hap2 scaffold_95, whole genome shotgun sequence genomic region harbors:
- the LOC140904858 gene encoding killer cell lectin-like receptor subfamily F member 1 codes for MHREGGWSRDLPCKGCCSHGVPGGEGSGCKLCPRDWLLHGDKCYWLSKERKDWTGSRDDCSGKSSRMLVIQNQEEMDFIQDVVQDANYIWIGLQVTPPGGKWTWVDGSPLDPVRFSGSADGNSCGWIKGSEVLSEMCAAELKWICQKEAALI; via the exons ATGCAcagagaggggggatggagcagggacCTGCCTTGCAAAGGCTGCTGCAGCCATGGAGTCCCTGGAGGAG AGGGATCCGGGTGCAAACTCTGCCCCCGGGACTGGCTTCTGCATGGGGACAAGTGCTACTGGCTGTCTAAGGAGCGTAAAGACTGGACTGGGAGCCGTGACGACTGCTCGGGGAAGAGCTCTCGCATGCTCGTGATCCAGAACCAGGAGGAGATG GATTTCATACAAGATGTTGTACAAGATGCAAACTACATCTGGATTGGCCTTCAAGTGACACCCCCAGGGGGGAAATGGACCTGGGTGGACGGTTCCCCATTAGATCCAGTGCG cTTCTCAGGCTCTGCTGATGGGAACAGCTGCGGGTGGATAAAAGGCAGCGAGGTTCTGTCTGAGATGTGTGCCGCGGAGCTCAAATGGATCTGCCAGAAAGAAGCGGCCCTGATATAA